Genomic segment of Nothobranchius furzeri strain GRZ-AD chromosome 12, NfurGRZ-RIMD1, whole genome shotgun sequence:
TCCCTACTAGACACTGATACTAACGTAAACCTTTAATTCCAAAGATGTGAGTCGGAGGTCCTGCTTCTCTGCTGAAAACCAGTAATCTTTTTTTGCTGATGGGTGATGTGGATGGAGTAGAGTTGGTAACAAGGGCATTACTCCCATCTGAAGAAGCTGAATGTCCACAATCCAAATTTGACCTATAGTCAGAAGGTTTGGATTGTGACTGAAAGGACAAGAGCAGCTTTGGCACTAAAGAGCCCAGCCTCTGGTTGTTTCCCTCTGTACAGACTCAGAACTCACAGGAGGGATCATATTTCCTGTCTGGTCCAAGGACTCCTTAGGCAATCTCACCTGGGTAACAGAAGAGTGCTGCTGGGACCAGGAACATCTGAGCTTTCCTTCTTGACCTGGAACCTACACATTAACCTTAAATAAGCAgcaaaactgtctgaattactgacTGGAGCTGGAGCATTCATCATaaaaccatcaccatcatcacaaaaGGCTCGTCTGCCTGAGACGTCAGTGGACAAGAAATAAAGAAGTGGACTCTCAGCTTGTTCTGCTTTACTGTCTCTCACCTAGTTGGATCTTGCTGTTTATCATCATTTTACAAATCTCATTTTATCTCATAGCAGAATATCACATTAGCTTGTGTTTGTTCACATCTTATTGCATCAGATTTGTACCACATTTCACCTCAAATCCAACTCTTACTGTATGTTTGGTTTcatttttatacacacacacatataaacatatgcatatatgtataaatacataaatccatacattaatacatatatatatacatttatacacacacacacacacacacacacacacacatatatatatatatatatatatatatatatgtgtgtgtgtgtgtgtgtgtgtgtgtgtgtctgtgtgtgtgtatatatgtatgtatataaaaaCATATGTAAACACACGCATATTAGTGTATTTTATCTGGTATTATGTTGAGTTTTAACATTTGTTGACATTTATCATCTTGATTATTGGAGAAAAAACACCTAAGATGCCAtctagatttattttattttcatgtttatttttgtttttccagGAGTGACTACCGTTCTGACCATGACCACCCTGATGATGGGAGCCCGGACTTCGCTGCCCAACGCCAACTGCTTCATCAAAGCCATCGACGTCTACCTGGGGATCTGCTTCAGCTTCATCTTCGGAGCGCTTATTGAATACGCTGTGGCTCATTTCtgctctctgagtcatgctgatgCTCACATGTTCATGGTGAGACTCCTTCACATAAATATTACTGTTGTGGTCAtgactgttgccatggttacagtcAGTGTGTTCATCGTGATGGTTTCTGTCTTTGTCATCCCTGTCATCCTCATCTTGGTGAGTGTAACGTGTCATAAAAATCACTGCTTTGAGAAATTCTCCTCCACTCACACACCACTGTCCTTCTTGCTTCTCCCTCCTCCAGTATAGCCACCAAATGCAGGAGATGGAGGATGAAATTAACGGCATCGTCACCACTATAACCAGTCACTCCCACAGAGCCAAGCGGCGTAAGGAGCCTGCAGGAACAACGCCTCCTGCTCATGCCTCAACACAACTCACGGTCAGCCCCTCCAGCCCCTCTGGCAGTGAACCCAAACCTGAGGCGTCCCCTCCAGAACCCACCAACTTGTGCCTCACAACTCTGGCCACCTTTCGCAAAATTTTCCGTCTTATAAGCTGCTGCCATGTGGAGAACCCGCACCACATAGACAACTATTCCAGAGTTGCCTTCCCGCTTTCGTTCGTTGGTGTCAACCTGCTCTACTGGACATACTATCTGTACTTGTAGCGTCGGCTTCAGTGCAACACGTGTCCAGGAGAATGTGAGGCTAGACAGGAAGTGGTACCTGAGCGTGTTTTGAGATGGATTCTTTCAGTTTCTACATCTAGGTTCATGAATGGAGTCATATTTCTAGTGAACGTTTGAAGCTTACTCCTGCTAGTTTATGATTAAGATGCACCTTAGATACACCTGTGGGACGTTTCTGCCTGCTTAAAGGTTATGCATATTTACAGTCTTTGTCCTGCTGGCCTGAGCATGCTGCTGCAGCTTCAGTCTTACAGCAGCTCATGTAAAATTTGTGCTTCCATTAGTTTCTGCCGTTTACATGAAGTCAGATCCAGACGTGTCAAGATAAAATACGCGATTACACAAGATGTTGGTAGAATTAGGAAGAAACTC
This window contains:
- the LOC107374282 gene encoding gamma-aminobutyric acid receptor subunit pi isoform X3, producing the protein MASSVSGGTVLTILLISRLLENSLLSAEVKEGEILPPTIQRLMKGYNKYLRPFFDNGPVSVGMSLDIASIDTISEINMDYTATIFLRQRWTDERLVFEGNKSLSLDGRLVELLWVPDTFIVDSKKSFLHDITVENRLIRIFPNGTVLYALRITTTVACNMDLTKYPMDKQTCTLQLESWGYNINDVMFYWTRGNESVSGLDTLQLAQYTVEDHYTSVSEAVYETGVTTVLTMTTLMMGARTSLPNANCFIKAIDVYLGICFSFIFGALIEYAVAHFCSLSHADAHMFMVRLLHINITVVVMTVAMVTVSVFIVMVSVFVIPVILILYSHQMQEMEDEINGIVTTITSHSHRAKRRKEPAGTTPPAHASTQLTVSPSSPSGSEPKPEASPPEPTNLCLTTLATFRKIFRLISCCHVENPHHIDNYSRVAFPLSFVGVNLLYWTYYLYL